In a genomic window of Arthrobacter woluwensis:
- a CDS encoding ABC transporter ATP-binding protein codes for MLDARALQVNGRRTDLLPATSLRVSPGELLLVRGENQDDRTALALTLTGRMKPSSGHLSWDGSTRLKTIRKASALVDAPGINEPEQHLSVCDLVTEDLALIPRRYRGALLAKPWLKLNSFEDVEKLWVDELPAERRVSLLTQLALADPAVDLLVLDSPDRHSADPAVWLERCEQLAYDAGRPLAVVAVVATLPDDWEGPSAVIGNSVPHAELPPGAEENADEAVAAEAAQVGDAASHETQPAEENSADENVEEAK; via the coding sequence ATGCTCGACGCCCGTGCGCTCCAGGTGAACGGCCGCAGGACCGACCTCCTGCCCGCCACCTCACTGCGTGTCTCCCCCGGCGAACTGCTCCTGGTCCGCGGCGAGAACCAGGATGACCGCACCGCCCTCGCCTTGACCCTCACCGGGCGCATGAAGCCGTCCTCGGGACATCTCTCCTGGGACGGCAGCACCAGGCTCAAGACCATCCGCAAGGCCTCCGCCCTGGTGGACGCCCCCGGCATCAACGAGCCCGAACAGCACCTCTCCGTCTGCGATCTGGTCACCGAGGACCTCGCGCTGATCCCCCGCCGCTACCGTGGCGCCCTGCTGGCCAAACCCTGGCTCAAGCTCAACTCCTTCGAGGACGTGGAGAAGCTCTGGGTGGACGAACTTCCCGCCGAACGCCGCGTGAGCCTCCTGACCCAGCTGGCCCTCGCGGATCCCGCGGTGGATCTGCTCGTGCTGGACTCCCCCGACCGGCACAGTGCCGACCCCGCCGTCTGGCTGGAGCGCTGCGAACAGCTGGCGTACGACGCCGGGCGGCCGCTCGCCGTCGTCGCGGTCGTGGCGACGCTGCCGGACGACTGGGAGGGCCCCAGCGCGGTGATCGGCAACTCCGTTCCGCACGCGGAGCTGCCGCCGGGAGCCGAAGAGAACGCGGACGAGGCGGTGGCCGCCGAGGCCGCGCAGGTCGGCGATGCCGCGTCGCATGAGACGCAGCCTGCGGAAGAGAACAGTGCGGATGAGAACGTGGAGGAAGCGAAGTGA